From the genome of Gracilinanus agilis isolate LMUSP501 chromosome 2, AgileGrace, whole genome shotgun sequence, one region includes:
- the LOC123234571 gene encoding carbohydrate sulfotransferase 6-like, which translates to MAWLRISSTTMAVLFTVQTGLLLYLYMHHNHLLPSLREKPAQVHVLILSSWRSGSSFVGQLFSQHPDVFYLMEPAWHVWVTLSQSNAEVLHMAVRDLVRSVFLCDMNVFNAYLPWYRTLSDLFQWAVSRALCSPPACSAFRREDISSEAACKTQCAQQPFWAVAKACRSYSHVVLKEVRFFNLQVLYPLLTDPSLNLRIIHLVRDPRAVLKSREQSAKALARDNGIVLGTNGTWVEADPGLRVVQEVCRSHVRITEVAMQKPPPFLQGRYRLVRFEDLVRDPLTEIRGMYDFAGLRITPQLEGWIYNITHGQGPGQLKEAFKITSRDALNVSQAWRHALPFPKIHRVQELCAGALRVLGYRPVDSEKEQKDLTLDLVLPQGRSRFSWTSFASSYAREK; encoded by the coding sequence ATGGCGTGGCTGCGCATTTCCAGCACCACCATGGCTGTGCTCTTCACGGTGCAGACGGGGCTCCTGCTCTACCTGTACATGCACCACAACCACCTGCTGCCCTCCCTCCGGGAGAAGCCGGCCCAAGTCCACGTGCTGATCCTGTCCTCTTGGCGCTCGGGCTCCTCGTTCGTGGGGCAGCTCTTCAGCCAGCACCCCGACGTCTTCTACCTGATGGAGCCGGCCTGGCACGTGTGGGTGACCCTCTCCCAGAGCAACGCCGAGGTGCTCCACATGGCCGTCCGCGACCTGGTGCGCTCGGTCTTCCTCTGCGACATGAACGTCTTCAACGCCTACCTGCCCTGGTACCGAACCCTGTCCGACCTCTTCCAGTGGGCCGTCAGTCGAGCCCTGTGCTCGCCGCCGGCGTGCAGCGCCTTCCGGAGGGAGGACATCAGCAGCGAGGCAGCCTGCAAGACCCAGTGCGCGCAGCAGCCCTTCTGGGCGGTGGCCAAGGCCTGCCGCTCCTACAGCCACGTGGTGCTCAAGGAGGTGCGCTTCTTCAACCTGCAGGTCCTCTACCCGCTGCTCACCGACCCCTCCCTCAACCTGCGCATCATCCACCTGGTGCGGGACCCGCGCGCCGTGCTCAAGTCTCGCGAACAGTCGGCCAAGGCGCTGGCCCGGGACAACGGCATCGTGCTGGGCACCAACGGGACGTGGGTGGAGGCCGATCCGGGCCTGCGGGTGGTGCAGGAGGTGTGCCGGAGCCACGTTCGCATCACGGAGGTGGCCATGCAGAAGCCCCCGCCCTTTCTGCAGGGTCGCTACCGTCTGGTGCGCTTCGAAGACTTGGTGCGCGACCCACTGACCGAGATCCGGGGGATGTACGACTTTGCGGGGCTGCGCATCACGCCCCAGCTGGAGGGCTGGATCTATAACATCACCCACGGCCAGGGGCCCGGCCAGCTTAAGGAGGCCTTCAAGATCACCTCCCGAGACGCCCTCAACGTCTCCCAGGCCTGGCGCCACGCCCTGCCCTTCCCCAAGATCCACCGCGTTCAAGAGCTGTGCGCCGGGGCCCTTCGGGTGCTGGGCTACCGGCCCGTGGACTCGGAGAAGGAACAGAAAGACCTCACTTTGGACTTAGTGCTGCCCCAGGGCAGGAGCAGGTTCAGCTGGACCTCCTTCGCATCCTCATATGCGCGAGAGAAGTAA